The Streptomyces cyanogenus DNA segment AAGTCCAGGCCGCGTCCGCCGGTGGCTGCGCGGACCTGGTCGGTGAAGTCGGGGGCTGCCGGGTCGAGCGCGAGGTCCGCGCCGAAGGCCAGGGCGCGCTCGCGGGCGCTGGGCAGCGGGTCGACGGCGATGATCGGGGCGGCGCCGACCAGGCGGGCGAGGCGTACGTTGTGCGCGCCGACTCCGCCCACGCCCCAGACGCCGACGGACTGGGCGGCACGGACGCCCGCGGTGGCGACGACGGCGGCGTAGGGGGTGGAGACCGCGTCGGGGATGATCGCGGCCTGGTCGAAGGGGAGGCTGTCGGGGATGGGGATGAGGGTGTCCTCCCGGGCGACGACGTACTCGGCCCAGCCGCCGTCGTAGTCGATGCCGGCGGTGAGCATCTGGGTGCAGGGGCGGTGGCGCACGCACCCGGCGCATGTGCCGCAGGTCTTGCCGGCCTCCAGTGTGACGCGGGTGCCGACGGGCAGGCCGCGCTTGAGGCCGGGGCCGAGCGTGTGGATCACCCCGGAGACCTCGTGGCCGACGGTGATGGTGTCGGAGGTGGCGAACAGTGGGACGAGGGAACCGTCGAGCAGGTGGACGTCGGAGAGGCAGACGCCGGCGGCCTTGACCTCGATGAGGACCTCGCCCGGGCCCGGCACGGGGATCGGGACCTCTTCCACGGCGAACTTCCTGCTGTCCAGGTGGAAGCGTCCGGCGAGCATGGTGTCCATGGTGATCTGCTTTCTGTGAGCGGCACGGCCCGGTGGTTCGGGCCATGGGTGCCATGGGGTGTCTGAACGGCTGATGGGGCCGGGAGGCGTGCGGGGGAGGCAGGACGTCCGCACGCCTCCTGGCGGCTGGGGGTCGGCGCGCCTTGACGGCGTGCGACGGTCAGGCGAAGACGTCCTGCTGGTAGCGCTCGTCCGCCTCCAGCTGGGCGAGCCACTGCTGGGCGGTCTCGTCGTCGCTGCCGGTCTTCTGGCGGTGGATGGCGGCGAGGGCCTCGCGGACGGCGGGGGCCATGCGGCGGCCGTCACCGCAGACGTAGATGTACGCGCCGTCCTCGATGGCCTGCCACACCGTGTCGGCGGCATGGGCGATGGCGTTCTGCACGAACCGGGCCGGGTGGCCGGTCACCGCGGAGAAGGCGGTGTGGATCTGCGCGATCCCGGCCTGCTCCCAGTCCTCCATCTCCTGCTTGTAGAAGTAGTCGTGCTCCGGGTGGCGGCAGCCGACGAACACCTGGGACACGCCCACCTGGGTGCCGTTCGCGTGCTGTGTCGCCCGCTCCTCCAGGAAGCCGCGCAGCGGCGCGATGCCGGTGCCGGGGCCGATCAGGATCAGTGGCGTGGCGGGGTCGGCGGGCGGGGCGAACGTCGGGGAGGGCACGCGGACGTAGCCGTACACGACGTCACCGGGCTCGAGGCCCGCGATGTAGGAGGAGCAGGTGCCGCGGTACTGGCCGTCGCCGGACAGGGCCGGGCCCTCCAGCAGGCCAACGGTCAGGCGGACATGGCGCGGGTTGGCCGACGGGGCGGAGGAGATGGAGTAGAAGCGCGGGCGGATCGGGCCCATCATCTCCAGGAAGACCGCCAGCGGCAGCTCGACCGCCTCGAAGCGCTCCAGCAGGCCCAGCACCGAGATGCGCTTGCCGAGGATCTCCTTCTGGTAGCGCTCCTCGGCTTCCTGGGTGTCGGCGGTGTACGCCTGGAGCTGCGGCCGGGTCCACGGGCACTCGGTGTACTCGGCGAGCGTCTGGATCTGGGACCGGCTGGCCACGTCCTGCAGCTCCAGGAACTCGGTGAGCAGGATGCCGGCGGTGACCGGGGTGCCGACCGGCAGGTGGGTGCGGCCACCGGCCGGCTGGTCGAGCCGGAGCACCTGGTCGTAGTCGACGCCGAGCCGCCTCAGGGCGCGCTCCACCAGGGCGAGTTCGTTCTTGGCGAAGACGGCCAGGTGGTTGCCGGTGTCGTAGGTGACGCCCTCGGGCAGCTCGAAGGTGATGGACTTCGCGGACGGGCGCGGGGGCTCGATGCTGAAGTCCCACAGGCCGGTCGCGTCGGCCACGAGTTCGTCGTTGGTCACCACGGCGAGCGGGTACGCCTGCTCGGAGACGATGGCGGGGCGCACGTCGGACTCGGTGAGCAGCTGGACCTCGTAGCGGGGGCCGCTCGCCTGGGAGGTGTCGGCGGCGTACTCCTCGGCCAGGGTGGCCCACAGGTTGTCCATCCACCGCGTGGCCATGCCGTCGAAGTCACCGGCGGCGTCCGCGATGCCCCGTTCGACGACCGGGGTGGCGCCGGCGGCCAGGAGACCTTCCTCGATCCGCTTGGGGAATGCCTGGTAGGTGGCCACCCACTGGGTGTTGCCGGCGCCCAGCAGCGCGAACCGCACGTTCGCCAGCGAGCCCTCGGGCAGCCCGGCGGCGAGCAGGTCGTCGAAGCGCTGGGCGTTGTCGGGAGCCTTGCCGTTGTAGCTCGCGGCGACGACGGCGAGCAGGCCCTCGGAGGGCAGGTTGTCACCCAGCTCGTCCAGGCTGACGAGGGTGGTGCCGAAGCCGGAGCGCTCGCCGCGGTCGGCGATGGTGCGGGCCAGGTCCTCGCAGGAGCCGAGGCTGGAGCCGTAGGCGACGGTCAGGTTCACACCGACACCGCTGACCGCTGCCTGCGCCTGCGTGTCGCCGGTCTGCAGGTCCGCGGCGCCGAAGACGGTCCGCTGGTGGTCCTGACGCTTACGGACGACCAACTGGAAGTCGCCGGGCTTGCGCGTCAGCGCCTCGCGGACGTCCATCTTGTAGTCGGTGGTGTCGGAGAACCTGAACTTCTGCAGCACGAGCGCAAGCGCCAGGCGGGCCTCGGTGAGCGCGAACTGCCGGCCGATGCAGGCACGCACACCGTTACCGAACGGCTTGTAGGCGTGCGGGTGCTGCTGGGCGCGGTTCTCCGGCAGCCACCGGTCGATGTCGAACTCCTCCGGCCGGTCCCACGCCTTGGGGTGGGAGTGCAGCGCGCCCATGAGGATGTTGGCCCTGGTTCCCTTCTTCAGCTCGTACCGGTCGCCGATGACGGTGTCGTCGATGGGCGCCTTGGCGATCAGCGGGATCGGAGCCCACAGGCGCAGGGTCTCCTCCAGGATCCGCGGGATCACGTCCAGCTGCATGATCGTGTCGTAGTCCGGGACCGTGTCACCGGGCAGCAGGCGGTCCACCTCGGCGTACGCCTGCGCCAGCACGTGCGGGTTGCGCATCAGCGAGTACGTGGCGAACGACAGCAGACCACTGGTGGTCTCGTGACCGGCGATCAGGAAGGTCACCACCTGGTCGCGGACGTTGTCGTCGGCCAGCAGCTTGCCGCTCTCAGGGTCGGTGGCCTGAAGCATCAGGCCGAGCAGGTCCTCCTCGCCGGTGCCCTTCCCCTCGCGGCGCTCCTTGATCACGCTCTCGACCAGGTCGCGCATCAGCTGGATGTTCTGGCGGTACTTCCTGTCGTCCGCCTTGCGGAGCTTGGTCATCATCGGCAGCTCCTGGGAGCGCCGCATCGACTCGATCAGCGCTTCCAGCAGCGCGTTGAGGAAGGGGTGCAGTTCCTCCTTGTCGAAGGACTTGAACCGGTAGCCGAAGCCGGACAGGGCGATGGTGTCCAGGGTGAGCCGGGTGTAGTCGTCGGTGATGTTGACCGGCTGACCCTCCCGGCTCTCCCACTTGCCGACGAGGTTCTGGGCGATCTCCAGCATCTGCCCGAAGTAGGTCTTCATGGCCCGCTGGCTGAAGGCCGGCAGCAGGATCCGGTGGGCCATGGCCCATTCCTCTTCGTGCTGGTGGGCCGTGAACAGGCCCGCCCCCGTGTAGTCCCGCACATGGCTCAGCGGCGTCTTGTCGATCTGCTTGAAGAACCGCGTCTCGTCGCAGACCTCGGCCACCAGGTCCGGGTCGTAGACGAAGACCTGCTCGATGCCGGCGATGTCCATGCCGTAGATGCCCTCGGGGAACTGCTTGGACAGCTCACCGAAGTACTCCACCGGATTGGTGTCGGGGATCTGCGGCGTGTTGCCGAGGAGGGGGATCCCGCGCGGGGACCGGATGGGGCGGAGGTCGTTCGCGGAGTGCGTGGTCATGTCTTGCTCCTCTGCGGAGGGGGTGGAGGGGGTGGGCAAGGGCGCGCTACGTGGGTGTATGCCATGGCGCCGTACGGAAACATACGCCGTATGGAATTAGTACCGTACGACGTATGGAAACGCGAAGCAAGCCCGGCCGCCCGGGTGAGCGCTGTGATTCAGGTCATTTCCATACGGCGTACGAAACTGATACCGTACGAGGTATGGAAAAGAAGGTGAGACGCCCCCCGCGGGGAACGAGGAAGAGGGACGTGCCTCTGACCGAGGCCGGGATCTACGCCGCCGCCCTGCGGCTCATCGACGAGGACGGGGTCGAGGCGCTCACCATGCGCAAACTCGCCACCGCGCTCGACGCGAACCCGATGTCGCTGTACCACCACGTGCCGAACAAGGAAGCGGTGCTGCGCGGGGTGACGAGAATGGTCGGCGCCCAGTTCCGCACCGTGATGCTGGAGGACGCTCCCTGGCAGGAGCGCATCCGCCTGCTCGCAACTGACTTCCGGACCCTGGCGCACCGTCACCCCGAACTGATGGCCTACTCGTTCAGCCA contains these protein-coding regions:
- a CDS encoding bifunctional cytochrome P450/NADPH--P450 reductase; the protein is MTTHSANDLRPIRSPRGIPLLGNTPQIPDTNPVEYFGELSKQFPEGIYGMDIAGIEQVFVYDPDLVAEVCDETRFFKQIDKTPLSHVRDYTGAGLFTAHQHEEEWAMAHRILLPAFSQRAMKTYFGQMLEIAQNLVGKWESREGQPVNITDDYTRLTLDTIALSGFGYRFKSFDKEELHPFLNALLEALIESMRRSQELPMMTKLRKADDRKYRQNIQLMRDLVESVIKERREGKGTGEEDLLGLMLQATDPESGKLLADDNVRDQVVTFLIAGHETTSGLLSFATYSLMRNPHVLAQAYAEVDRLLPGDTVPDYDTIMQLDVIPRILEETLRLWAPIPLIAKAPIDDTVIGDRYELKKGTRANILMGALHSHPKAWDRPEEFDIDRWLPENRAQQHPHAYKPFGNGVRACIGRQFALTEARLALALVLQKFRFSDTTDYKMDVREALTRKPGDFQLVVRKRQDHQRTVFGAADLQTGDTQAQAAVSGVGVNLTVAYGSSLGSCEDLARTIADRGERSGFGTTLVSLDELGDNLPSEGLLAVVAASYNGKAPDNAQRFDDLLAAGLPEGSLANVRFALLGAGNTQWVATYQAFPKRIEEGLLAAGATPVVERGIADAAGDFDGMATRWMDNLWATLAEEYAADTSQASGPRYEVQLLTESDVRPAIVSEQAYPLAVVTNDELVADATGLWDFSIEPPRPSAKSITFELPEGVTYDTGNHLAVFAKNELALVERALRRLGVDYDQVLRLDQPAGGRTHLPVGTPVTAGILLTEFLELQDVASRSQIQTLAEYTECPWTRPQLQAYTADTQEAEERYQKEILGKRISVLGLLERFEAVELPLAVFLEMMGPIRPRFYSISSAPSANPRHVRLTVGLLEGPALSGDGQYRGTCSSYIAGLEPGDVVYGYVRVPSPTFAPPADPATPLILIGPGTGIAPLRGFLEERATQHANGTQVGVSQVFVGCRHPEHDYFYKQEMEDWEQAGIAQIHTAFSAVTGHPARFVQNAIAHAADTVWQAIEDGAYIYVCGDGRRMAPAVREALAAIHRQKTGSDDETAQQWLAQLEADERYQQDVFA
- a CDS encoding zinc-binding dehydrogenase, yielding MDTMLAGRFHLDSRKFAVEEVPIPVPGPGEVLIEVKAAGVCLSDVHLLDGSLVPLFATSDTITVGHEVSGVIHTLGPGLKRGLPVGTRVTLEAGKTCGTCAGCVRHRPCTQMLTAGIDYDGGWAEYVVAREDTLIPIPDSLPFDQAAIIPDAVSTPYAAVVATAGVRAAQSVGVWGVGGVGAHNVRLARLVGAAPIIAVDPLPSARERALAFGADLALDPAAPDFTDQVRAATGGRGLDFAFDCAGVPAVRDQAASVLGLGGSLILVGITPRPLTITEGLTFNYLQKQVRGHYGGFPESVSELVRLTAAGRLDLAPSITDHIPLIEAADAVHRLENKIGDPIRLILVP